One window from the genome of Streptomyces sp. NBC_00287 encodes:
- a CDS encoding LacI family DNA-binding transcriptional regulator has protein sequence MGTGEEKQLTGSARPTSRDVARLAGVSHTAVSFVFNGRAEGNLSPATQERIRQAAAQLGYRPDPVARGLRRRRTAVIGLVTDEIASSPFAGRLLRGAMETAWDSDHLVLTVDSGGDPAKEDAAVAELLDRRVDGIIYAAMSLRRVRVPEGLHRTHSVLANCLPEDDSLPAVVPAERAGGRTAARLLLEQGHRRVAHIGGLDDIASVERLRGFRDALRAEGITVPKEWVVRTGGEISGGYEGALRILEDAPTDRRPTGVFCYNDRVAAGVLHAATRLGITIPGDLSIVGYDDQEHMAAFLAPPLTTVSLPHRAMGEAAARLLLDAIETGRTPPATTRRLACEVVTRASVGPAPSR, from the coding sequence ATGGGCACAGGCGAGGAGAAGCAGCTGACGGGATCCGCGCGGCCCACGTCACGGGATGTCGCGCGGCTCGCCGGGGTCTCGCACACCGCCGTGTCCTTCGTCTTCAACGGGCGTGCCGAGGGCAACCTCTCACCCGCCACCCAGGAACGCATCCGGCAGGCCGCCGCCCAGCTCGGCTACCGGCCCGACCCCGTCGCCCGCGGGCTGCGCCGCCGCCGTACGGCCGTGATCGGCCTGGTCACCGACGAGATCGCCTCCTCGCCCTTCGCCGGCCGGCTGCTGCGCGGTGCCATGGAGACCGCCTGGGACAGCGACCACCTCGTGCTGACCGTGGACTCCGGGGGCGACCCGGCCAAGGAGGACGCGGCGGTCGCCGAACTCCTCGACCGGCGCGTCGACGGCATCATCTACGCGGCCATGTCCCTGCGCCGCGTCCGCGTCCCCGAGGGACTGCACCGCACCCACTCCGTCCTCGCCAACTGCCTGCCCGAGGACGACTCCCTGCCCGCCGTCGTCCCGGCCGAGCGCGCAGGAGGCCGTACGGCGGCCCGGCTGCTGCTGGAACAGGGGCACCGCCGGGTCGCGCACATCGGCGGCCTCGACGACATCGCGTCCGTCGAGCGGCTGCGCGGCTTCAGGGACGCTCTGCGGGCGGAGGGGATCACCGTGCCCAAGGAGTGGGTCGTACGGACCGGCGGCGAGATCTCCGGCGGGTACGAGGGCGCGCTGCGCATCCTCGAGGACGCCCCCACCGACCGTCGCCCGACCGGTGTCTTCTGCTACAACGACCGGGTCGCGGCGGGCGTCCTGCACGCCGCGACCCGGCTCGGCATCACCATTCCCGGCGACCTGTCGATCGTCGGCTACGACGACCAGGAGCACATGGCCGCGTTCCTCGCACCGCCCCTGACGACGGTCTCGCTGCCGCACCGGGCGATGGGCGAGGCGGCCGCGCGGCTGCTCCTCGACGCCATCGAGACGGGCCGCACCCCGCCCGCCACCACCCGGCGGCTGGCCTGCGAGGTGGTCACACGTGCGTCGGTGGGACCAGCTCCCAGCCGGTGA
- a CDS encoding DNA polymerase ligase N-terminal domain-containing protein, translating into MSERLGKYRGKRDFTRTGEPRGKNRTPGDEEHHFVVQIHDASTLHFDFRLQVDDVLKSWSIPKGPSDDPQDKRLALPTEDHPLEYEEFEGVIPAGEYGGGTVIVWDQGTYEPLSHDRKGRPVDFGESIEHGHATFRLSGSKLHGEYALTRIRDDGAWLLVKAKGGRARRHGTPDPRRARSVTSGRTLAQVAAEDGGEE; encoded by the coding sequence GTGAGTGAGCGACTGGGGAAGTATCGCGGCAAGCGCGATTTCACACGGACCGGAGAACCGCGCGGCAAGAACCGCACGCCCGGCGACGAAGAGCATCACTTCGTCGTCCAGATCCATGACGCGAGCACCCTGCATTTCGACTTCCGGCTGCAGGTCGACGACGTACTGAAGTCCTGGTCGATCCCCAAGGGGCCGTCCGACGACCCCCAGGACAAGCGGCTGGCTCTGCCGACCGAGGACCATCCGCTGGAGTACGAGGAGTTCGAGGGCGTCATTCCGGCGGGCGAGTACGGCGGCGGGACCGTGATCGTGTGGGATCAGGGGACGTACGAGCCGCTCAGCCACGACCGGAAGGGGCGGCCGGTCGACTTCGGGGAGTCGATCGAGCACGGGCACGCGACCTTCCGACTGAGCGGCTCGAAGCTGCACGGGGAGTACGCGCTGACCCGGATCCGTGATGACGGGGCCTGGCTGCTGGTGAAGGCGAAGGGCGGCCGGGCGCGGCGGCACGGCACCCCCGACCCGCGCCGCGCCAGGTCGGTGACGTCCGGCCGTACGCTCGCGCAGGTCGCCGCCGAAGACGGCGGGGAGGAGTGA
- the ligD gene encoding non-homologous end-joining DNA ligase: MTAGLLDSLPDEQRALLRTARPGAELAARPMLATLSDRRDFSDPSEDWLFERKLDGIRVLAVREGGQVALLSRSGRRLNATYPEIVDALAGQACTDFTVDGEIVAFSRGRTDFSRLQQRMGLTRRQDVEASGVAVTYYVFDLLRLEGQDTARLPLRGRKSLLRRALAYRAPLRLTPHRNEGGAELLADSCGRGWEGLIAKRADGDYQARRSTDWLKLKCSQGQEFVVGGFTEPAGSRVGLGALLLGYHQDGRLRYAGKVGTGFDRATLLDLRERLDGLRCSGSPFDGPVREAGARWVEPRLVAQIAFTEWTRDGMLRHPRYLGLRDDKEPGDVVRERPAGRVAA; this comes from the coding sequence GTGACGGCCGGCCTGCTCGACTCCCTGCCGGACGAGCAGCGGGCGCTGCTGCGCACGGCCCGCCCGGGCGCGGAGCTGGCCGCACGACCCATGCTGGCCACCCTGAGCGACCGGCGGGACTTCTCCGATCCGTCGGAGGACTGGCTCTTCGAGCGGAAGCTGGACGGCATCCGGGTGCTGGCCGTCCGTGAGGGCGGTCAGGTGGCGCTGCTGTCCCGCTCGGGGCGGCGGCTGAACGCCACCTATCCGGAGATCGTCGACGCCCTGGCCGGGCAGGCGTGCACGGACTTCACCGTCGACGGCGAGATCGTCGCGTTCTCACGCGGCCGCACCGACTTCTCCCGGCTCCAGCAGCGCATGGGGCTGACCCGGCGCCAGGACGTCGAGGCGAGCGGTGTCGCCGTGACGTACTACGTGTTCGACCTGCTCAGGCTGGAAGGGCAGGACACCGCACGGTTGCCGTTGCGCGGCCGCAAATCACTGCTGCGGCGCGCCCTGGCCTACCGTGCCCCGCTCCGGCTGACGCCCCATCGCAACGAGGGCGGTGCCGAGTTGCTGGCCGACTCCTGTGGACGCGGCTGGGAGGGGTTGATCGCCAAGCGTGCCGACGGCGACTATCAGGCGCGCCGGTCGACGGACTGGCTGAAGCTCAAGTGCTCCCAGGGGCAGGAGTTCGTGGTGGGCGGCTTCACCGAGCCGGCCGGGAGCCGGGTCGGGCTCGGTGCGTTGCTGCTGGGCTATCACCAGGACGGGCGGCTGCGGTATGCGGGCAAGGTCGGCACCGGTTTCGACCGGGCCACGCTGCTGGATCTGCGCGAGCGGTTGGACGGGCTGCGCTGCTCCGGCTCGCCGTTCGACGGTCCGGTGCGTGAGGCGGGTGCGCGGTGGGTGGAGCCGCGGCTGGTCGCGCAGATCGCCTTCACCGAGTGGACGCGCGACGGCATGCTGCGTCATCCCCGGTATCTGGGGCTGCGGGACGACAAGGAGCCGGGCGATGTGGTGCGGGAGCGGCCCGCGGGCCGGGTGGCCGCCTGA
- a CDS encoding cupin domain-containing protein has protein sequence MRFALRSAVTATVAAATLFLSGTGTAQATPPGPGVSGRVISQKTVGGTDYILREITIPPGQATGWHYHDGPLYAWVQQGTLSHFDSTCASDGVYPKGSFIEEPAGPGNVHIGRNLGDTAIVLDVLYVLPHGAPFSQDAPNPGCPFQ, from the coding sequence ATGCGCTTCGCCCTCCGCTCCGCCGTCACCGCAACGGTGGCCGCCGCCACCCTCTTCCTGTCCGGAACCGGTACCGCCCAGGCCACTCCCCCGGGCCCCGGAGTCTCCGGACGGGTCATCAGCCAGAAGACGGTCGGCGGCACCGACTACATCCTGCGGGAGATAACCATTCCGCCCGGCCAGGCCACCGGATGGCACTACCACGACGGCCCCTTGTACGCCTGGGTGCAGCAGGGCACGCTGAGCCACTTCGACTCGACGTGCGCCTCCGACGGCGTCTACCCGAAGGGGAGTTTCATCGAGGAGCCGGCCGGGCCGGGCAATGTCCACATCGGGCGCAATCTCGGTGACACGGCGATCGTCCTCGATGTGCTGTACGTCCTGCCGCACGGGGCGCCGTTCTCGCAGGACGCGCCGAACCCGGGCTGTCCCTTCCAGTGA